In the genome of Dermacentor silvarum isolate Dsil-2018 chromosome 1, BIME_Dsil_1.4, whole genome shotgun sequence, one region contains:
- the LOC119460804 gene encoding zinc finger protein 70-like isoform X2, translating into MQSPPAMDYINSLVMGAQHRDGGLALPSLLLVPSLGELVSQFKQDVHYVLAADDGRRPSREDDEALGGRRDAKADPQQLLVAGDAVKVSGLDFLGAQEDSGVQFIKVEAYEDHSLNLDGFASESPLLHENSKDVALSTINQDPSMLLEDLTKHSTAFEEAADMTDLFVTPLGEQNASNSLVAQPDGKENKKLKSRRPASPPAKEDKCCSAPDEPEPSRDKPEPQAVLEGKLKITASNQLAHSLNLDVLPVDSVILGNFLLVPDAMSPVKFQILHEDGTTIKEVSINAICKLEGTNPINKDNSGAGESPGSLKKTPESPPKNSRPFQCEMCSATFNRLGNYTRHQKIHTVRTKSSQEDERFHCKECGKSFIQRCDLTRHLHVHTGTEPHRCSLCGKGYIRHSDLVTHQRFHNKEKPFGCPHCSKGFSQRGDLNRHLRSIHLQVKPLMCGHCHKKFAKEATLIRHMRTSHREMLLQSVLKA; encoded by the exons ATGCAGAGCCCTCCAGCCATGGACTACATCAACAGCCTGGTGATGGGCGCACAGCACCGCGACGGGGGCCTGGCGCTGCCCTCGCTGCTGCTCGTGCCCAGCCTGGGCGAGCTGGTGAGCCAGTTCAAGCAGGACGTGCACTACGTGCTGGCGGCCGACGACGGTCGGCGGCCCTCCAGGGAGGACGACGAGGCGCTCGGGGGCCGCCGCGACGCCAAGGCCGACCCGCAGCAGCTGCTCGTCGCCGGCGACGCCGTCAAGGTGTCCGGCCTGGACTTCCTCGGCGCCCAGGAGGACAGCG GGGTGCAGTTCATCAAGGTGGAGGCGTACGAAGACCACAGCCTCAACCTGGACGGCTTCGCCAGCGAGTCGCCGTTACTGCACGAGAACAGCAAGGACGTGGCCCTGAGCACCATCAACCAGGACCCGTCGATGCTGCTGGAAGACCTCACCAAGCACAGCACGGCCTTCGAAGAGGCCGCCGACATGACCGACCTTTTCGTGACACCGCTGGGCGAGCAAAACGCGTCCAACAGCCTGGTCGCGCAGCCGGACGGCAAGGAGAACAAGAAGCTCAAGAGCAGGCGGCCTGCGTCGCCGCCGGCCAAGGAGGACAAGTGCTGCTCGGCGCCAGATGAGCCGGAGCCTTCCCGCGACAAGCCCGAGCCGCAGGCCGTGCTCGAAGGCAAGCTGAAGATCACCGCCAGCAACCAGTTGGCCCACAGTCTCAACCTGGATGTGCTGCCAGTGGACTCGGTGATCCTTGGGAACTTTCTTTTGGTGCCTGACGCGATGTCACCGGTCAAGTTTCAG ATTCTGCATGAAGACGGAACCACCATCAAGGAAGTGAGCATCAATGCCATCTGCAAGCTGGAAGGTACTAACCCCATCAACAAAGACAATTCAGGTGCCGGCGAAAGCCCAGGATCCCTAAAGAAAACCCCGGAGAGCCCACCGAAAAACTCGAGGCCCTTCCAGTGCGAAATGTGTAGCGCTACCTTCAATCGCTTGGGAAACTACACACGCCACCAGAAGATCCACACGGTACGCACAAAG TCTTCGCAGGAGGACGAGCGGTTCCACTGCAAGGAGTGCGGAAAGAGCTTCATTCAGCGCTGCGACCTGACTCGACACCTCCACGTGCACACGGGGACGGAACCGCATCGGTGCTCGCTCTGCGGCAAGGGCTACATCCGCCATAGTGACCTGGTCACCCACCAGCGATTCCACAACAAGGAGAAGCCCTTCGGGTGCCCTCACTGCTCCAAGGGCTTCTCCCAAAGAG GGGACCTCAACCGGCACCTGCGCTCCATTCACCTGCAAGTGAAGCCTCTGATGTGCGGCCACTGCCACAAGAAATTCGCCAAGGAGGCCACCCTGATCCGGCACATGCGCACCTCTCACAGGGAGATGCTGCTGCAGTCCGTTCTCAAGGCGTAG
- the LOC119460804 gene encoding zinc finger protein 70-like isoform X1: MQSPPAMDYINSLVMGAQHRDGGLALPSLLLVPSLGELVSQFKQDVHYVLAADDGRRPSREDDEALGGRRDAKADPQQLLVAGDAVKVSGLDFLGAQEDSGEWPSPRRGARALSAALCPPGVQFIKVEAYEDHSLNLDGFASESPLLHENSKDVALSTINQDPSMLLEDLTKHSTAFEEAADMTDLFVTPLGEQNASNSLVAQPDGKENKKLKSRRPASPPAKEDKCCSAPDEPEPSRDKPEPQAVLEGKLKITASNQLAHSLNLDVLPVDSVILGNFLLVPDAMSPVKFQILHEDGTTIKEVSINAICKLEGTNPINKDNSGAGESPGSLKKTPESPPKNSRPFQCEMCSATFNRLGNYTRHQKIHTVRTKSSQEDERFHCKECGKSFIQRCDLTRHLHVHTGTEPHRCSLCGKGYIRHSDLVTHQRFHNKEKPFGCPHCSKGFSQRGDLNRHLRSIHLQVKPLMCGHCHKKFAKEATLIRHMRTSHREMLLQSVLKA; the protein is encoded by the exons ATGCAGAGCCCTCCAGCCATGGACTACATCAACAGCCTGGTGATGGGCGCACAGCACCGCGACGGGGGCCTGGCGCTGCCCTCGCTGCTGCTCGTGCCCAGCCTGGGCGAGCTGGTGAGCCAGTTCAAGCAGGACGTGCACTACGTGCTGGCGGCCGACGACGGTCGGCGGCCCTCCAGGGAGGACGACGAGGCGCTCGGGGGCCGCCGCGACGCCAAGGCCGACCCGCAGCAGCTGCTCGTCGCCGGCGACGCCGTCAAGGTGTCCGGCCTGGACTTCCTCGGCGCCCAGGAGGACAGCGGTGAGTGGCCCTCGCCTCGGCGTGGCGCTCGTGCGCTGAGCGCCGCGCTCTGCCCACCAGGGGTGCAGTTCATCAAGGTGGAGGCGTACGAAGACCACAGCCTCAACCTGGACGGCTTCGCCAGCGAGTCGCCGTTACTGCACGAGAACAGCAAGGACGTGGCCCTGAGCACCATCAACCAGGACCCGTCGATGCTGCTGGAAGACCTCACCAAGCACAGCACGGCCTTCGAAGAGGCCGCCGACATGACCGACCTTTTCGTGACACCGCTGGGCGAGCAAAACGCGTCCAACAGCCTGGTCGCGCAGCCGGACGGCAAGGAGAACAAGAAGCTCAAGAGCAGGCGGCCTGCGTCGCCGCCGGCCAAGGAGGACAAGTGCTGCTCGGCGCCAGATGAGCCGGAGCCTTCCCGCGACAAGCCCGAGCCGCAGGCCGTGCTCGAAGGCAAGCTGAAGATCACCGCCAGCAACCAGTTGGCCCACAGTCTCAACCTGGATGTGCTGCCAGTGGACTCGGTGATCCTTGGGAACTTTCTTTTGGTGCCTGACGCGATGTCACCGGTCAAGTTTCAG ATTCTGCATGAAGACGGAACCACCATCAAGGAAGTGAGCATCAATGCCATCTGCAAGCTGGAAGGTACTAACCCCATCAACAAAGACAATTCAGGTGCCGGCGAAAGCCCAGGATCCCTAAAGAAAACCCCGGAGAGCCCACCGAAAAACTCGAGGCCCTTCCAGTGCGAAATGTGTAGCGCTACCTTCAATCGCTTGGGAAACTACACACGCCACCAGAAGATCCACACGGTACGCACAAAG TCTTCGCAGGAGGACGAGCGGTTCCACTGCAAGGAGTGCGGAAAGAGCTTCATTCAGCGCTGCGACCTGACTCGACACCTCCACGTGCACACGGGGACGGAACCGCATCGGTGCTCGCTCTGCGGCAAGGGCTACATCCGCCATAGTGACCTGGTCACCCACCAGCGATTCCACAACAAGGAGAAGCCCTTCGGGTGCCCTCACTGCTCCAAGGGCTTCTCCCAAAGAG GGGACCTCAACCGGCACCTGCGCTCCATTCACCTGCAAGTGAAGCCTCTGATGTGCGGCCACTGCCACAAGAAATTCGCCAAGGAGGCCACCCTGATCCGGCACATGCGCACCTCTCACAGGGAGATGCTGCTGCAGTCCGTTCTCAAGGCGTAG